The Nitrospira sp. genome has a window encoding:
- a CDS encoding DUF3501 family protein yields MKTLRADELISIEEYDRRRELFRAGIITLKQRRRISVGPLMTLVFENRETLRFQIQEMIRAERIVDPVKIQDELEVYNALLPDPGELSATLLIEIIDEADVKERLDQFMGLDHGNKVAITAGGEVVFGEFEGGRSHETKISAVHFVRFRPTVSMKHTFADLTRPVTIRVDHGGYRHEVSVPGTMREEWLADLLSVTEE; encoded by the coding sequence ATGAAGACACTTAGGGCAGACGAGCTCATCTCGATTGAAGAGTATGATCGGAGACGCGAGTTGTTTCGGGCTGGTATCATCACACTGAAGCAACGGCGCCGAATTTCCGTTGGGCCGCTGATGACCCTGGTGTTTGAAAACCGAGAAACGCTCAGGTTTCAGATCCAGGAAATGATCAGAGCGGAACGCATCGTCGATCCGGTCAAGATTCAGGATGAGCTGGAAGTGTATAATGCACTGTTACCCGATCCCGGAGAATTGAGCGCGACGCTCTTGATTGAAATCATCGACGAAGCGGACGTAAAGGAACGGCTTGATCAGTTCATGGGTCTGGACCACGGCAACAAGGTCGCGATCACAGCAGGTGGCGAAGTCGTCTTCGGTGAGTTCGAGGGTGGCCGGAGCCACGAGACAAAGATTAGTGCGGTTCATTTCGTACGGTTTCGACCGACGGTGTCGATGAAGCACACGTTTGCGGACCTCACTCGGCCGGTGACCATCCGTGTGGACCACGGTGGGTACAGGCATGAAGTCTCAGTTCCAGGGACAATGAGAGAAGAGTGGCTTGCCGACTTGCTGAGCGTGACCGAGGAGTGA
- the typA gene encoding translational GTPase TypA, protein MSTVRAPHDRRSDIRNIAIIAHVDHGKTTLVDAVLRQTHVHRKIDDMGERIMDSMDQERERGITIRAKNASVIYNGVKINIVDTPGHADFGGEVERTLRMVDGVLILVDAKEGPMPQTTFVLRKALALGHKAIVVINKIDRPDAVVDDVVNRTFDLFVHLGATDEQLDFPIVYTSAIKGIATLDVNKPGTDIVPLLDTVLEKIPAPAIHAEAPLQILVLALVQDPYKGKMGIGKVQSGSIARRQNVMVLGKNGAQFPGKVSDLAVYSGLDRADTEQAAAGEIVAVAGLDDVSIGDTIADADTPVALPRVTIDEPTVQMTFSVNNSPFAGREGKFLTSRHLRERLFKELETNVSLRVNETDSADRFLVAGRGELHLSVLIEQMRREGYELQVSQPEVILHREGGAVMEPYEELTIQVPETYQGTVIEEIGKRRGEMRHMRLIHSDVGTSEMHLEYHIPTRGIMGLKNLLLAKTRGTVIMHHVFTAYEPAEERDLIVAPHGSLVAFEDGTSTGYAIFMTQERGAMFIGPGVEVYRGMVVGQNSRDEDLDVNVCKEKHLSNMRASGSDEALVLTPPREMTLEFALEYIGSDELVEATPQNLRLRKRLLNPDDRRKARKAGK, encoded by the coding sequence ATGTCCACCGTCCGCGCCCCACATGACCGCCGGAGCGATATCCGGAATATCGCCATCATCGCGCACGTTGACCACGGCAAGACGACGCTGGTCGATGCGGTGCTTCGCCAAACCCATGTCCATCGCAAGATCGACGACATGGGTGAACGCATCATGGACTCGATGGATCAAGAGCGGGAACGCGGAATCACGATCCGTGCGAAAAACGCCAGCGTCATCTACAACGGCGTGAAGATTAATATTGTGGATACGCCGGGCCATGCCGACTTCGGCGGTGAGGTGGAACGCACGCTCCGCATGGTGGATGGTGTGCTGATCTTGGTCGATGCCAAAGAAGGCCCGATGCCGCAAACGACATTCGTGTTGCGGAAAGCCTTGGCGCTCGGACACAAAGCCATCGTCGTCATCAACAAGATCGATCGGCCGGACGCGGTCGTCGACGATGTCGTCAATCGCACCTTCGACCTCTTCGTGCACCTCGGGGCCACGGACGAGCAACTCGATTTCCCCATTGTCTACACATCGGCCATCAAGGGGATCGCCACGCTCGATGTCAATAAGCCGGGGACCGACATCGTCCCGCTCCTCGATACCGTCTTGGAAAAGATTCCTGCGCCAGCCATTCATGCTGAGGCCCCGCTCCAAATCCTCGTCCTGGCGCTCGTACAAGATCCCTATAAAGGCAAGATGGGGATCGGCAAGGTTCAGTCCGGTTCGATTGCTCGACGGCAGAATGTCATGGTGCTCGGGAAAAACGGTGCCCAGTTTCCCGGCAAGGTCTCCGACCTTGCGGTGTATTCGGGGCTCGACCGAGCCGATACCGAACAGGCAGCAGCCGGCGAAATCGTCGCCGTGGCGGGACTCGATGATGTGAGCATCGGCGACACCATCGCCGACGCCGATACGCCGGTGGCTCTCCCGCGTGTGACCATCGACGAACCGACGGTCCAGATGACGTTTTCCGTCAACAACAGCCCCTTCGCCGGACGGGAAGGGAAGTTCCTGACCTCGCGCCATTTGCGTGAGCGCCTCTTCAAGGAACTCGAGACCAACGTGTCGCTCCGCGTGAACGAGACCGACAGCGCAGACCGCTTCCTGGTCGCGGGTCGAGGCGAGCTCCATCTGTCCGTGTTGATCGAACAGATGCGACGGGAAGGATATGAACTGCAAGTCTCGCAACCGGAAGTCATTCTCCATCGTGAAGGCGGCGCCGTCATGGAACCGTACGAGGAGTTGACCATCCAGGTACCGGAGACCTATCAGGGAACGGTCATCGAGGAAATCGGGAAGCGCCGCGGTGAGATGCGCCACATGCGCTTGATTCATTCCGACGTCGGCACCAGTGAAATGCATCTCGAATACCATATTCCAACCCGCGGCATCATGGGGCTGAAGAACCTGCTGTTGGCCAAGACCCGAGGAACCGTTATCATGCACCATGTCTTCACGGCATACGAACCGGCTGAGGAACGAGACCTGATCGTCGCCCCACACGGTTCTCTTGTGGCCTTCGAAGACGGTACCAGCACAGGCTATGCCATCTTCATGACTCAGGAACGCGGCGCGATGTTCATTGGTCCGGGCGTCGAAGTCTACCGAGGAATGGTCGTGGGCCAAAACAGCCGCGATGAAGACCTTGATGTGAATGTGTGCAAGGAAAAGCACCTCTCCAATATGCGAGCATCCGGTTCCGATGAAGCCTTGGTCCTTACTCCACCACGTGAAATGACGCTGGAATTCGCCTTGGAATATATCGGATCCGATGAACTGGTCGAGGCCACGCCACAAAATCTCCGTCTCCGAAAGCGCCTCTTGAACCCAGACGACCGCCGCAAGGCACGGAAAGCGGGCAAATGA
- a CDS encoding Fe-S oxidoreductase: MKGLSLILPVDVKQLEKETLRIYEVCDGCRRCFNLCPSFNTLLDRIDVHEGDVAKLTPSDHHQVVDECYYCKLCFNHCPYTPPHHYEIDFPHLMVVWKKRLAAERGVRWRDRLLTMTDTIGKLGSATASITNSLLGNQLVRRILDRVMGLHQDRRLLHFSRETFPSWFGRRTTRPPADPPIRKVALFASCLVNYQVTDVGKATVQVLEKNGVQVVVPPQRCCGMPSFDMGDTQAIQQAARSNVASLHPWVLDGYDVVVPTASCSLMLKREYPALQPDEQTKQVAERTFDICEYLMGMKKAGHLATDFTLNPGRVAYQIPCHLRDQNIGFKSKELMECAGAQVEVIEQCSGHDGAWSAKTEFFSLSMKIAGKAVRAIEHAQPDLIASDCPLAGLQLDQARGSAHTPGKTVLHPIQVVRNAYGLPA, encoded by the coding sequence ATGAAAGGTCTCAGCCTCATCCTGCCGGTCGATGTGAAGCAGCTAGAGAAAGAAACGCTGCGGATCTACGAGGTCTGTGACGGGTGCCGACGTTGCTTCAATCTGTGCCCCTCGTTCAATACCCTGCTGGACCGGATTGATGTGCATGAAGGTGATGTCGCCAAGCTGACTCCCAGTGATCACCATCAGGTCGTCGATGAGTGCTACTACTGTAAACTCTGCTTCAACCATTGTCCGTATACCCCACCGCATCACTATGAAATCGATTTTCCCCACTTGATGGTGGTCTGGAAGAAGCGCTTGGCCGCTGAGCGAGGCGTCCGGTGGAGGGATCGCCTACTGACGATGACGGATACGATTGGGAAACTGGGAAGCGCGACGGCCTCAATCACCAACAGTCTCTTGGGAAACCAACTTGTACGCCGTATTCTCGATCGGGTGATGGGCCTTCATCAAGACCGTCGGCTTCTGCACTTTTCACGTGAGACGTTTCCTAGTTGGTTCGGCCGTCGGACGACAAGACCTCCGGCTGATCCACCTATTCGCAAGGTCGCGTTGTTTGCCAGCTGTCTGGTGAACTACCAAGTAACGGATGTCGGAAAGGCGACGGTGCAAGTGTTGGAGAAGAACGGCGTGCAGGTCGTGGTACCGCCGCAGCGATGTTGCGGGATGCCGAGTTTCGATATGGGCGACACACAAGCGATTCAACAAGCCGCGAGGAGTAACGTGGCGTCATTGCATCCGTGGGTGCTTGACGGCTACGATGTCGTGGTTCCAACCGCCAGTTGCAGCCTGATGCTGAAACGGGAATATCCAGCGCTCCAGCCCGATGAGCAGACCAAGCAGGTTGCCGAGCGGACATTCGATATCTGCGAGTATCTTATGGGGATGAAAAAGGCCGGCCATCTGGCGACCGATTTCACACTAAACCCTGGGCGTGTCGCATATCAGATTCCCTGCCACCTGAGAGATCAGAATATCGGGTTTAAATCCAAGGAACTCATGGAGTGCGCCGGCGCGCAGGTCGAGGTCATCGAACAGTGTTCGGGACATGATGGCGCATGGTCGGCTAAGACGGAGTTCTTCTCACTGTCGATGAAAATCGCCGGGAAGGCCGTCCGCGCAATCGAGCACGCCCAACCTGACCTTATCGCCTCGGATTGTCCACTGGCCGGATTGCAGTTGGATCAAGCCCGAGGATCGGCGCATACGCCCGGCAAGACCGTGTTGCATCCGATACAGGTTGTCCGCAACGCGTATGGGTTGCCTGCGTAG
- a CDS encoding response regulator, whose translation MDARPSITTSKTRDGGRRKDGSRFWANVVMTSLFDHDGRLKGFTKVLRDRTERKAAEGRLEQATRDLEARNRELARANHSALAATRAKSEFLATMSHEIRTPMNAIVGMAELLQETPLTPDQANYVGRFSRAAASLMELINAILDISKIEAGYMALESVPFDLPNLTDTIAELMAGKALAKKLELLVLVHPDVPQGVVGDPTRLNQVLVNLVSNAIKFTESGHVMITVEPAPDRSTAQALRFSVSDTGIGIPTDKLQSIFEPFTQVDSTTTRKYGGTGLGLSISQHLVKLMGGHLAADSTLGVGTTFSFTITLPEAPLVVASQTGRYLDLHAMRLLIVDDNETNVMIVREHLSRSGVQLFEATSGAQALTILDDAQRRNEPIALAILDYHMPGMNGLDLAQAIRDRQEFATLPLIMHVSDLQGDDARRARSLGIANYLYKPLSRRRLMDSLAAALNLEPVGAAQYEGAERSEQTTLAPCHILLVEDLEDNRDVIALFLKDTPHQVDMAENGAVALHKFQTGHYDLVLMDMQMPVMDGLEATAAIRAWERAQQRRPTPIVALTANAFKEEAEKCLAVGCTAHLTKPIKKKTLLSAIAQCADTPRDQAA comes from the coding sequence TTGGACGCGCGACCGTCCATCACCACGTCGAAGACGAGGGATGGCGGTCGCCGCAAGGACGGCTCACGGTTCTGGGCCAATGTCGTCATGACCAGCCTGTTCGACCACGATGGACGACTGAAAGGCTTCACCAAGGTCCTCCGCGACAGGACGGAACGGAAAGCCGCTGAGGGGAGGCTGGAGCAAGCAACTCGCGACCTGGAAGCCCGTAACCGAGAATTAGCGAGGGCCAACCACTCCGCGCTTGCCGCTACCCGCGCCAAGAGCGAGTTCCTGGCGACCATGAGCCATGAGATCCGCACCCCGATGAATGCGATCGTCGGCATGGCCGAATTGCTTCAAGAAACCCCGCTCACGCCTGATCAAGCCAATTATGTCGGCCGCTTCAGCCGCGCCGCTGCGTCACTCATGGAGCTGATCAATGCCATCTTGGACATTTCTAAGATCGAAGCGGGTTACATGGCGCTGGAATCGGTGCCGTTCGATCTCCCCAATCTCACCGACACGATCGCAGAGCTCATGGCCGGCAAAGCGTTGGCCAAAAAACTCGAGCTCTTGGTGCTCGTCCACCCGGACGTTCCGCAGGGTGTCGTCGGCGACCCAACTCGACTGAATCAGGTGCTCGTGAATCTCGTGAGCAATGCGATCAAGTTTACGGAATCCGGGCATGTCATGATCACCGTCGAACCGGCCCCCGATCGATCGACCGCTCAGGCCCTTCGCTTTTCGGTGTCTGATACCGGCATCGGGATCCCAACGGATAAGCTCCAGTCCATCTTTGAACCCTTCACCCAAGTCGATTCCACCACGACGCGAAAATATGGCGGCACGGGACTCGGCTTAAGCATCTCACAACATCTCGTGAAACTCATGGGGGGGCACCTTGCGGCAGACAGTACGTTAGGCGTCGGCACCACCTTTTCCTTTACCATTACCTTGCCTGAGGCTCCCCTCGTCGTAGCCAGCCAAACAGGACGGTATCTCGATTTGCACGCGATGCGCCTGCTCATTGTGGACGACAATGAGACGAATGTGATGATCGTCCGTGAACATCTCTCGCGAAGCGGAGTCCAACTCTTCGAAGCCACGAGTGGCGCGCAGGCGTTGACGATCTTGGACGACGCGCAACGGCGAAACGAGCCGATCGCCCTCGCCATTTTGGACTATCACATGCCTGGCATGAATGGGTTGGACCTGGCGCAGGCGATCCGCGACCGACAAGAGTTTGCGACGCTGCCCCTCATTATGCATGTCTCCGACCTTCAGGGAGACGATGCTCGCCGAGCCCGATCTTTGGGAATTGCCAACTACCTCTATAAACCACTCAGTCGACGGCGTTTAATGGATTCGTTGGCCGCTGCGCTCAACCTAGAACCCGTCGGAGCGGCCCAATACGAAGGAGCAGAGCGTTCAGAACAGACCACCCTAGCTCCCTGTCACATTTTGTTAGTAGAGGACCTGGAAGATAATCGCGACGTAATCGCCCTCTTTCTGAAGGACACCCCCCATCAGGTAGACATGGCCGAGAATGGCGCCGTCGCCCTGCACAAATTCCAGACCGGTCACTACGATTTGGTGCTCATGGATATGCAGATGCCGGTGATGGACGGGCTTGAGGCCACGGCGGCCATTCGCGCATGGGAACGCGCGCAGCAGCGCAGACCCACACCGATCGTGGCACTGACGGCCAATGCCTTCAAAGAAGAAGCGGAGAAGTGCTTGGCCGTAGGCTGCACGGCCCATCTGACAAAACCGATCAAGAAAAAGACTCTGCTGAGTGCCATCGCCCAATGTGCCGACACTCCGCGAGACCAAGCCGCCTAA
- a CDS encoding redoxin domain-containing protein — protein MSDVAPEIKVGDTAPDFNLKDQDQQDVKLSDYKGKKNVVLCFYPLDWSPVCQGENKCLTDDFPKFQTANAELFGISCDSFFSHKAWADSLDLKHRLLSDVHRTTAKSYGLYFEPLNCSKRATVIVDKTGKVAYAKVQEIKTAREDKEILDALSKLN, from the coding sequence ATGAGCGATGTAGCACCGGAAATCAAGGTGGGCGATACAGCACCGGACTTCAACCTGAAGGATCAGGACCAGCAAGATGTGAAGTTGAGCGACTACAAGGGCAAGAAGAACGTTGTGCTCTGCTTCTACCCACTGGATTGGAGCCCTGTCTGTCAAGGCGAGAACAAGTGCTTGACCGATGACTTTCCAAAATTTCAGACTGCGAACGCCGAGCTGTTCGGCATCAGCTGCGACAGTTTCTTTTCGCACAAGGCCTGGGCGGACTCTTTGGACCTGAAACACCGTTTGTTATCCGATGTCCACCGGACAACCGCGAAGTCCTACGGCCTCTATTTCGAGCCACTCAACTGCTCCAAGCGAGCGACAGTGATCGTCGACAAGACCGGCAAGGTCGCCTATGCGAAGGTGCAGGAGATCAAAACGGCGCGCGAGGACAAGGAAATTCTCGATGCGCTCTCGAAGCTGAACTAA
- a CDS encoding PAS domain-containing protein, whose product MRPGPTGSILRIEPRPNALQAALEGQGRFDTEFRLLLPDQSVRYIKASAVVIKDEREQAVRMIGINYDITVRKESERTLHELFGFQQAILFNAPHAVIATSTAGIIQHFNPAAEKLLGYSAEETIGKLTPAVFHNSEEVAARAKIFGAELGIELEPGFDVFVAKARLNVPNQHEWIYIRKDGTRIPVLLTVVAIRDHTGTITGFLGMATDISAQKKAERSRLAAEAALREKEELTRAMVDNVLDCSISGSIPGTY is encoded by the coding sequence ATGAGGCCTGGGCCGACCGGCTCCATCCTGAGGATCGAGCCCCGGCCGAATGCCCTCCAAGCCGCGCTCGAGGGACAAGGTCGATTCGACACGGAATTTCGTCTTCTCCTCCCGGACCAGAGCGTTCGCTATATCAAGGCCTCTGCAGTGGTCATCAAGGACGAACGGGAGCAAGCGGTCCGAATGATCGGCATCAATTACGACATTACGGTGCGCAAGGAATCAGAACGGACCTTGCATGAGCTTTTTGGTTTCCAACAAGCCATTCTCTTCAATGCTCCCCATGCCGTGATCGCAACCTCGACGGCGGGGATCATCCAGCATTTCAATCCAGCAGCCGAAAAGCTCTTGGGCTATTCAGCTGAGGAGACCATCGGCAAATTGACCCCAGCGGTCTTCCACAACTCTGAAGAAGTGGCCGCGCGCGCGAAGATCTTCGGCGCCGAATTGGGAATCGAGCTGGAGCCAGGGTTTGATGTCTTCGTCGCCAAGGCCCGCCTGAACGTGCCCAATCAACACGAGTGGATCTACATCCGCAAAGACGGCACGCGAATCCCCGTGCTGCTCACCGTCGTCGCGATCCGTGACCATACCGGCACGATCACTGGATTTCTGGGGATGGCAACCGACATATCCGCACAGAAGAAAGCTGAACGGTCCCGATTGGCGGCGGAAGCGGCGCTTCGGGAAAAGGAAGAGCTCACCCGCGCGATGGTCGACAATGTTCTGGACTGCTCCATATCCGGCTCGATTCCGGGGACATATTGA
- a CDS encoding response regulator yields the protein MGKTATSSVPTVLMIEDHDDTACLVRFILERNGYAVRHAPDGKNAKRLTESSEPPDLVLLDISLPSLSGFEVLRAIRSTPTWEQIPVVMLTANSRSESMAEATTLGATEYLKKPFTPEHLLRTVASCMPRPTTPPEPEVTHSQLKSALD from the coding sequence ATGGGGAAGACAGCGACTTCTTCCGTACCGACTGTACTGATGATCGAGGATCACGACGACACCGCCTGCTTGGTGCGGTTCATTCTAGAACGGAACGGCTATGCGGTCCGGCATGCCCCTGATGGAAAGAACGCCAAACGTCTGACGGAATCGAGCGAGCCTCCCGACTTGGTGCTGCTCGACATCTCATTGCCCTCCTTGTCCGGTTTCGAAGTCCTACGCGCGATTCGGTCCACACCGACCTGGGAACAGATCCCGGTCGTCATGCTCACGGCCAACAGCCGCTCAGAATCGATGGCCGAGGCAACCACCCTAGGAGCCACGGAATATTTAAAGAAACCCTTCACACCGGAACACCTTCTCAGAACGGTCGCCTCGTGTATGCCACGACCAACCACTCCGCCCGAGCCTGAGGTCACACACTCCCAGCTAAAATCTGCCCTAGATTAA
- a CDS encoding Hpt domain-containing protein, whose translation MEHTPPTEAVVQSEELVHVDAAFEPLIPKFLTNRKKEVVTMQEALTTQNFETVRTVAHGMKGAGGSYGFDRVSDMAAVIEQAAKTRDASTIERGLPVLGSYLERITVVYD comes from the coding sequence ATGGAACACACGCCGCCCACAGAGGCAGTCGTTCAAAGCGAAGAACTCGTACACGTCGATGCCGCTTTCGAGCCACTCATCCCAAAATTCTTGACCAACCGAAAGAAAGAAGTCGTGACGATGCAGGAAGCCCTGACCACCCAGAACTTTGAAACAGTCCGCACCGTGGCGCATGGGATGAAAGGCGCCGGAGGGAGTTACGGCTTCGACCGGGTCAGCGACATGGCGGCCGTCATCGAACAAGCCGCCAAGACGCGCGACGCTTCCACCATCGAACGTGGCCTTCCGGTGTTGGGCTCCTACCTCGAGCGAATCACGGTGGTCTACGACTGA
- a CDS encoding 6-carboxytetrahydropterin synthase, with the protein MMPTVLLTKRIEFAAAHRYMRPEWDEVKNRSVFGRCYNAPAHGHNYFLELTVSGEIDPKTGMVVNLFDLKRVLLDVIEEFDHKNLNLDMPYFKEMIPTSENFAHVLWAKLAAQQDIGTLHTLRLCEDEDLYAEVTAADGREITTVTRRYTFNALQADCQGRDWDCFVTVRGKIDPTTGMVTDIGALDRLVEDTVIKKFNKQNLSLVFNRQAVSGENLARNIFQELAPRITQGTLTNIRLVPSRDLAYEVSA; encoded by the coding sequence ATGATGCCCACCGTTCTGTTAACCAAGCGGATCGAATTTGCCGCCGCTCACCGCTATATGCGGCCGGAGTGGGACGAGGTGAAGAATCGTTCGGTGTTCGGGCGTTGCTATAACGCTCCCGCTCATGGACATAATTATTTCTTGGAACTAACTGTTTCCGGCGAGATCGATCCGAAGACCGGCATGGTCGTCAACCTGTTCGATCTCAAGCGGGTGCTCCTCGATGTGATCGAAGAATTCGATCACAAGAATCTGAACCTCGATATGCCCTACTTCAAAGAGATGATCCCAACATCAGAGAACTTTGCGCATGTCTTGTGGGCGAAACTCGCGGCGCAACAGGATATCGGAACTCTCCATACCCTTCGGCTGTGTGAGGATGAAGATCTGTATGCCGAGGTCACGGCTGCAGACGGCCGAGAGATCACCACAGTCACCAGGCGATATACATTCAACGCGCTGCAAGCGGACTGTCAAGGGCGGGATTGGGATTGTTTTGTGACTGTGCGCGGGAAAATCGACCCGACGACTGGCATGGTGACCGATATCGGGGCCTTAGACAGGCTGGTGGAGGATACGGTCATCAAGAAATTTAATAAGCAAAACCTGTCACTTGTTTTCAACCGACAGGCCGTCTCCGGAGAAAATTTGGCTCGAAACATTTTCCAGGAACTTGCCCCACGTATCACTCAAGGAACTCTCACCAACATTCGATTGGTTCCATCCCGCGACCTGGCGTACGAAGTATCAGCCTAG
- a CDS encoding thioredoxin family protein has protein sequence MVEDVSDANYQEFTHAPAAVVSYGLATCEPCKIYDPILEEVAAKFPDLRVGKAKMHVPGRCREIKKNHTFETYPTTHFFSHGKLVLTREGVVESAELVALISDHLLQ, from the coding sequence GTGGTCGAAGACGTCAGTGACGCCAACTATCAAGAATTCACCCACGCACCGGCTGCGGTCGTTTCCTACGGTCTCGCCACGTGTGAACCATGCAAGATTTACGACCCGATTCTCGAAGAGGTGGCCGCGAAATTTCCGGATCTGAGGGTCGGGAAGGCCAAGATGCATGTGCCCGGTCGCTGTCGAGAAATTAAGAAGAATCACACATTTGAGACATATCCCACTACTCATTTTTTTTCACATGGGAAGCTCGTGCTGACACGCGAAGGAGTCGTAGAATCGGCCGAACTCGTCGCATTGATTTCAGACCATTTGCTTCAGTAG
- a CDS encoding rubrerythrin translates to MGKSLQGTKSHDNLKHAFAGESQANRRYLYFARRADIEGYPDVGGLFRDTSEAETGHAFGHLDFLKEVGDPATGVPMGNTDANLKSAIEGETYEYTQMYPGMAKTARDEGFPELAEWFETLAKAERSHANRFQKGLDSLKA, encoded by the coding sequence ATGGGAAAGAGCTTACAAGGGACGAAGAGTCATGACAATCTGAAGCATGCGTTTGCCGGGGAGTCTCAAGCCAACCGGCGGTATCTGTATTTCGCTCGCCGCGCGGATATCGAAGGGTATCCTGATGTCGGTGGGCTTTTTCGGGATACCTCGGAGGCGGAGACCGGCCATGCGTTCGGCCATCTCGATTTCTTAAAAGAAGTCGGTGATCCGGCCACCGGTGTGCCCATGGGCAACACGGATGCGAACCTCAAATCGGCTATCGAGGGCGAAACCTACGAGTATACCCAGATGTATCCAGGCATGGCCAAGACAGCACGAGACGAGGGGTTTCCCGAGTTGGCCGAATGGTTTGAAACGTTGGCAAAAGCCGAACGATCTCATGCCAACCGGTTTCAAAAAGGGTTGGATAGTCTGAAGGCCTAG
- a CDS encoding response regulator: MKQKHKILVVEDEGDTAALLKHVLEREGFSVLQAKDGRQASSLIGTVPPPSLVLLDLVLPYVSGAELLKLIRDHPDWCHTPVIMVSADSYEPDIQQALHQGATAYVTKQKGSAGLIEAMRRVLHPPASSRTQPVVRKLPKAAQKQRPSVRRRPRSSHEKKRAA, encoded by the coding sequence ATGAAGCAGAAACACAAGATCCTCGTCGTCGAAGATGAGGGAGATACGGCCGCGCTGTTGAAACACGTCTTAGAGCGGGAAGGCTTCTCCGTCCTCCAGGCAAAAGACGGGCGCCAAGCCTCCTCACTGATCGGTACCGTCCCGCCACCCTCCCTCGTCCTTCTCGACCTCGTGCTGCCCTATGTGAGCGGAGCGGAGTTGCTGAAACTCATTCGCGATCACCCCGACTGGTGCCACACTCCTGTGATCATGGTCAGTGCCGACTCCTACGAGCCGGATATTCAACAGGCCCTCCACCAGGGAGCTACGGCCTATGTCACGAAGCAGAAGGGATCCGCCGGTCTCATTGAGGCTATGCGGCGAGTCCTACATCCTCCCGCTTCATCACGCACCCAGCCAGTCGTCAGGAAGCTCCCCAAGGCGGCTCAGAAACAGCGCCCATCCGTACGCCGTCGACCTCGCAGTAGTCATGAAAAGAAGCGCGCCGCATGA
- a CDS encoding response regulator, translating to MRNLSSAHDPRLLLVEDEQDTADLVTLIMTERGYHVSHAADGSAALEKIALMPPPSLVLLDIQLPHVDGITILETIRATPDWEHVPVIMLTGVADQDRIRKVRALTVQDYVLKPFRRETLLRSVDQSRGTPAPPR from the coding sequence GTGAGGAACCTGTCTTCTGCACACGACCCACGCCTCCTGCTCGTCGAGGATGAACAAGACACCGCCGATCTCGTGACGTTGATCATGACGGAACGAGGCTATCACGTCTCCCACGCTGCGGACGGCTCGGCCGCGTTGGAAAAAATCGCGTTGATGCCACCCCCGTCCCTCGTTCTGTTGGATATTCAGCTTCCCCATGTCGATGGCATCACGATTCTCGAGACTATTCGCGCCACACCGGACTGGGAGCATGTGCCGGTGATCATGTTGACCGGGGTCGCTGATCAAGACAGGATCAGAAAGGTACGTGCGCTTACCGTCCAGGACTATGTGCTGAAGCCGTTCCGACGGGAAACCTTGCTCCGATCTGTGGACCAATCCCGTGGGACGCCGGCCCCGCCGCGCTGA